The sequence below is a genomic window from Bombus pascuorum chromosome 15, iyBomPasc1.1, whole genome shotgun sequence.
CAATTTGGAAAATGTGGACCGAGTTCAAATGCGGTAAACTGAAAAGTTGCTTCAGATATAATTCAGCAAAACATCCATTCAATTGCATAATTCATTAATGTGCCAATTATTTTAAGACTGTAACAGCTTCGTTCAGCTCTGATCCGAAGCAgtaaaacgttaaaattaatataatattattttagatgTGAAAGTAGCTTTGAGCGGTCCTTGCAAAGTTATGGATCCCTGTTATAGCTACAGGACCTTATCGTACGGTTCCAACCCTGTCTGTGCGAATAATGGTTTGACCTATGGAAACGCGACTCAGGTGAACTGTCTCCGGCAGATTAACGTTGGTAAATAAGaacagaaataattatacgaaACCTAACAGCTacatatattacgtatttcataaagaaaagaaaatgctgTCATCGTATCCGATATTACTAGGACCTTGATCGTTTCAGATCTGAGGATTCTTCATAACGGTGGTTGCACGGTTAGGGAggtttatgatatttataacagCGTTGAAAAGATCTGTGACATTGCCAATAGTAGGTTCGAATGGAATCCAGTGTGTGCTTCAGATGGCGTTACCTATGATAATCCTTTTAAGTTTTTGTGCTACAAAGCTCGTGGTAAGTTGTGTTACCAAGTTTTCGTGGctaatattctttattcttatattgtatatatttctactAGATCGAGTAATaagtttgtttattttttttaaaagaacaTATCAAgtattctatttaattaagGAGTAACTTATGTCATTTCTCTATAAACATATACTTTTCATCAAAAAATTCAGGTACATTTCAGGtacctttatattttttagacctttaaatatttttaaaaatatattttttaaattttgaatgaGCTTATTCCTTAACTCaacgtatatgtattatatgcactctgttcttttttatacATCCTTAAATTTCTTGTATGAAATGCATAAAGATCCACGCTCTATTACATATTGTATTCTCTTTTTGTAACGTTTTGTGAAATTAAAGTTGAGAAGATGAACGATCTCAGACTTCACAGGCCTTTTCTAATTTGTTTTTCAGATTTGAAGACGTTGGTGTCGGATAACGAGTGCGAGAAGGAGACGCAGCTCTCGTGCGCTCATCTCAAATCCTCTGCTAAGACCTTCAGCGCAAAGGACGAGGTTTGCGGAAACGATGGCGTTACCTACCAAAGTATCCATCACTTACAATGCCACAACAATCAAAATAAATGTCAGTGCTGTCTTGGGAAGACCTTATTTAGCTAGACTACTTGAGTCTATTATCGAATATTCAATGTTGCTCCTTAATTCTCTATGGCAGcgattttcaatcttttacaTCTCGTAACTCGCTTCAAGACAAGGTATCGATAGCCGGATGTCTGTTGTTTGTATTTGATAGTCCAAAGTCTAAAGGAAAACAGGTCACTGCATCTGTCTAAATCAGGTACTGCTTGTTTTAGAACATTTTGTGGCACACCGGTTGAAAATCACTGCTTTGCCATATCCAATTAAAAGTAGTACATGCTCGTTCGTACGTTTCATTATTTGGcagaaatttctaataaaaacgCTATGAACTTTTCAAATAACTCGATACAATGAAcgattaatcgtttaaaactttTGTCACTTCTGCGAGATATATACTTGTATCGAACATTTTGTAGCTTCTATACATACGTTCTCAggtttgtttcaaactttccCATCGTAATCACGATAGTCGTGTCTCGCTACACTGGCcatgaattttcaaaacgtTTTACATAACACGTATAATATACGCGCAAAGGATTTCCAAGTAGACAAGCGCTGttacttcatttttctttcgcaGATTTGTCCCTGAAGCATTCTGGAGCCTGCGTCGACCCTGACGACAACCCCTGCAGATCCATACCCGAGGAAAGTCTCCGATTTCCGGTGTGTGGAAGCGATAACTTGTCGTACGTGAGCCCAGAGGCTTTATGGTGCGCGAAATTGAGGTTTCCAGATAAAAGTGAGCTAATTTTCCTTGGCCTTTACAAACTTCAACCCCTAAAGGCTATTATGAgcgaaatttcatataaattttcttctaatattACCATCCCATAACGAGACCATCACgagcaataatttttctattctttgcTTAATATCCAATGATACTAAAacgctaattaattaattacttacaTCTTCTCGATTTTATTGATTCTTGAAACGAGAGGAAAAAGCAGACGATTTTCTTTGACGATAGCTTTCAGGGGTTAAACCAGAATACTCAATGCTCTGCGTTTTAAACTGAAATCAGCCATCGAAGAAACCtcgtaattatttatgatacgaaatattcttttcagCAGATTTGACGCTCGTCTACGACGGACCTTGCTAGCGTTTTCATGCGATTAATCCACGTTTCGTTCATCTTGCGTCATCGAGGATGAATCACTCGCCTCTGGTGGATCTTCCTCGAGAAAATAGCTGGAACCTCCTCCCATGTACTCGTCCATCCAATACTCTTCATCTTCTCGGTCACCTgtacagaaaataaattggtATAAAGCGCCGGTACGAATTGAAACGGAAGATATCGCTATAATAGCACCTCCGGGGACAAAATGGCCAGCTGTACGGATCAGGCAGAATTTCCTTCGAGAATTCGCTGTCGAAAGTTATCGACGAGCAGGAAGATAGCTGTAGAAGCAGCACAACCATCGTAtcctaatattttattcacgGCTGATGTCATTCGGCTCGCGTGCACATTTTTATCTCTCTTTCACTCGCCTTTTACGCAGAACAGCGGGACGTTTTAACTGCCTTAAACGCATGTCTCGCTTCATTTTTGCCGCCGTGGATGTCCGTGAGGCATCCGCTGGAAGGATTCTTGATGTAATCTTCTGGCTCCTCGTTTAACTGACACATGTCCATACTGCTGAATCTTCGTTGTTTCATTATTCATCGTATACGCTTGATGTTTCCtgtgaataaaatttagaagattATTTACTACACACGTGCggtgatttatattttaagtgGAATTAAATATAGCGTGTTTTTCATTTACAAGAAAATCTCTACAATTATGGTGTTATAAGGCGAGATATCAGcttcctttattatttattatatatatatataacaggtaatatgatgttataccatatattgtataatgtatacGCTATATAGAGCTGACAAAAATATTAAGCAAGAACGCTACTGACAGTTGTTTTAGGAGTTTGGCCCATTTTCGTGAACAAcgtttaactaacttcagatgggaatattttttcattttatctatTCAGATATTTTAAAAGGAATACAAACAGCTTTGTTCGTCAAAAGGATATGTAATCATCGCAGGAGATAAGCCGTCATCTATGTAATTTATTCGTCATTTTGCCAAGACGTTAGaaagatatgaaaaaataccaatctttgatattaaacatttttcgatattctatgaattttatagCGTTTCCTTTCCTGCTAGTAATTGAACAATGTTCTTTATTAGATTTCCTTAAATGTTGCTGAGCTGGATCAATATATATCATAGTTGGCAGATAATttccttaaattttataaaattgtagaacttGCATGGAGGAAGAAATGTCGATTAAAATTGCTATTAAGTTTTTAAGTTTAAATGATCAAGTACGAAGAATCCTTGGAATTCCATTCCATAGTTACAATGTTAAGAGATAAATTTAGTAGCCGATTGAACaagaaattgcaaatgaaacgttacacgtttgctATATCCGAGCTAGATCAATTAACGTGCCAAAGAATTAGCGTGATCATCGAGCTTTACTAGACCATTGCAGGTCGTCATTTCGTGTATCTGTTCTTGACCCGTTttccaattaaattttatcaatctcCGAATCCTCTATTTTCAAACTGATAACACGGCCacgaatttttatcaaatccacaattctctaaatatagtttaataaaattaaacgagtagaaattaaatagataGGAAATTGTCTTGCTTACTAAATGTTAAATACTATAgaaactattatattatatatgtagcgtaataataattatattacagaCACTGTACCgctattttatacattttcataaattattcgtattcgtaattaataatgattatatggtataaatgtaacaattgtattcattttcataattatttgtatcgtGTTTGAATTGTGTGTATATTTGCATTATTTGTGTGTGCACATTTTCGTATTTCCAAAATTCGCATTAATGCATAAACTGCGCAATTCAATAGCAAGTATAATCATCGTTCGACCTGTCTGCATTTTTCGCGTGACTGGTATTATTTATGTAACCTTGGCTTCACAGTCCGGAAATTGATTTgctttgataatattttctgaCAGCCGCACGTACCTGTAACTTCGTCGCACTTGGCTTTGCACACACGAAGTTCATAAGATTCAGCAGATTTTTTATACGCGATGTGTCTGCTTCATCTCGAATCGCTAGAATGtatttatgaatgaaaaaatgtttataaaaatgttttataaatgtttatgttaatatatagtaatataataacgtattaaaaatatatggtgATACGATaacgtattaaaaatacatgggTAATATATGGCAATACAATaacttgttaaaaaatatatggcTGATATACAGTAATACAATAATGTATCAGATTATATATGGATAAGGAAGatggataatataaataatatatagtaatataataacgtgttaaaaaatatatgggTGATATATGACAATACAATaacttgttaaaaaatatatggtgatatatagtaatacaataacgtatcaaattatatatggATAAGGGAggtacataatataaataatgtatactaatataataatgtgttaaaaaatatatggatGATATACAGTAATACAATAAtgtatcaaattatatatggATTAGGGAGatggataatataaataatatatagtaatataataacgTGTTAAAAGATATATGTGGATGATATACAGTAATACAATAAcgtatcaaattatatatggATAAGGGaggtatataatataaataatgtatactAATACAAtaacgtgttaaaaaatatatgtggatGATATACAGTAATACAATAAcgtatcaaattatatatggATAAGGGaggtatataatataaataatgtatactAATACAAtaacgtgttaaaaaatatatggatGATATATAAGTAATACAATGAcgtatcaaattatatatggATTAGGGAGatggataatataaataatacatagtaACACAATAACGTGTCAAAAAATATATGGATGATATATGACAATACAATAACTTGTTAAAAGATATATGTGGATGATATACAGTAATACAATAAcgtatcaaattatatatggATAAGGGaggtatataatataaataatgtatactaatataataacgtgttaaaaaatatatggatGATATATAAGTAATACAATAAcgtatcaaattatatatggATTAGGGAGatggataatataaataatacatagtaATACAATAACGTGTCAAAAAATATATGGatgatatatagtaatacaatAATGTGTCAAAGAATATATGGATAAGGGAGATAGAGCTACTATGAACACCTATGTGCTATTATAACTTAAACCTCTCTTAACACGTATACACATGGATATCAGTGTAAAAAAACTATACTATGATTTCACAGGTTTACATTTGGTTAGGGTTATTCATTCCTTGTACCTTTACGCTCTTTTTTTTCGTACGAATATTCCTATCGAATTTTCCATCGTTGAATCACGTTTCTGCAAACAGAACCACGTGTTCTATCAGGTTGGAATTATCGTGGCAGAGATTCTTCCCGAGAAAAATGAGTTTGCGAATTGTCTGCACGCGATCAGGGAAAGAGGTGACCTGCTTTCCGAACTTTAACCATTTAGGTATGTCTCTCAAGTGCTGTTAATTGTGCCTTTGCGGTCGACTTGCTATTTTTGCTTCCAGGGAGTCAAACAGTGGATATGAacacagaaaagaaaaaagaaaaaaaaagtagaacggaaaaatggaaaacagATTCTGAAATA
It includes:
- the LOC132914698 gene encoding ovoinhibitor-like isoform X2, which translates into the protein MKSFLFFFGFTLICRRGWTFILADKRIFYQNCEIFNNVDLYDGPVCGSDGITYANDLYLDCVNYQTFQNVMSMHSGYCLPVDGYCKINLFYRPICGSDGHTYTNLESLLCVNYNRSQNVKVALSGPCKVMDPCYSYRTLSYGSNPVCANNGLTYGNATQVNCLRQINVDLRILHNGGCTVREVYDIYNSVEKICDIANSRFEWNPVCASDGVTYDNPFKFLCYKARDLKTLVSDNECEKETQLSCAHLKSSAKTFSAKDEVCGNDGVTYQSIHHLQCHNNQNKYLSLKHSGACVDPDDNPCRSIPEESLRFPVCGSDNLSYVSPEALWCAKLRFPDKNLTLVYDGPC
- the LOC132914698 gene encoding serine protease inhibitor dipetalogastin-like isoform X1 gives rise to the protein MKSFLFFFGFTLICRRGWTFILADKRIFYQNCEIFNNVDLYDGPVCGSDGITYANDLYLDCVNYQTFQNVMSMHSGYCLPVDGYCKINLFYRPICGSDGHTYTNLESLLCVNYNRSQNVKVALSGPCKVMDPCYSYRTLSYGSNPVCANNGLTYGNATQVNCLRQINVDLRILHNGGCTVREVYDIYNSVEKICDIANSRFEWNPVCASDGVTYDNPFKFLCYKARDLKTLVSDNECEKETQLSCAHLKSSAKTFSAKDEVCGNDGVTYQSIHHLQCHNNQNKYLSLKHSGACVDPDDNPCRSIPEESLRFPVCGSDNLSYVSPEALWCAKLRFPDKTDLTLVYDGPC